Proteins encoded by one window of Camelus bactrianus isolate YW-2024 breed Bactrian camel chromosome 9, ASM4877302v1, whole genome shotgun sequence:
- the ZNF146 gene encoding zinc finger protein OZF, giving the protein MSHLSQQRICSGANPFACKVCGKAFSHKSNLTEHEHFHNREKPFECNECGKAFSQKQYVIKHQNTHTGEKLFECNECGKSFSQKENLLTHQKIHTGEKPFECKDCGKAFIQKSNLIRHQRTHTGEKPFVCKECGKTFSGKSNLTEHEKIHIGEKPFKCSECGTAFGQKKYLIKHQNIHTGEKPYECNECGKAFSQRTSLIVHVRIHSGDKPYECNVCGKAFSQSSSLTVHVRSHTGEKPYGCNECGKAFSQFSTLALHLRIHTGKKPYQCSECGKAFSQKSHHIRHQKIHTH; this is encoded by the coding sequence ATGTCACACCTCAGTCAGCAGAGAATTTGTAGTGGGGCAAACCCCTTTGCCTGTAAGgtatgtgggaaagccttcagccACAAATCGAATCTCACTGAGCATGAGCATTTTCATAATAGAGAGAAACCTTttgaatgtaatgaatgtggaaaagccttcagcCAGAAGCAGTATGTCATTAAACATCAGAACACCCATACTGGAGAGAAGCTTTTTGAATGTAACGAATGTGGAAAATCCTTCAGCCAAAAGGAAAACCTTCTTACCCATCAGAaaattcacactggagagaaaccttttGAGTGTAAGGATTGTGGGAAAGCTTTCATTCAGAAGTCAAACCTCATCAGACACCAGAGGACTCACACGGGAGAGAAGCCCTTTGTATGTAAGGAGTGTGGGAAAACCTTCAGTGGCAAATCAAACCTTACCGAGCATGAGAAAATTCATATTGGAGAGAAACCCTTTAAGTGTAGTGAATGTGGAACAGCTTTCGGTCAGAAGAAGTACCTCAtaaaacatcaaaatattcacactggagagaaaccatatgaatgtaatgaatgtggaaaagccttcTCTCAGCGAACATCACTTATTGTACATGTGAGAATTCATTCAGGTGACAAGCCTTATGAATGCAATGTATGTGGAAAAGCCTTCTCTCAAAGCTCATCTCTTACGGTGCATGTGAGAAGCCATACAGGTGAGAAGCCCTATGGttgtaatgaatgtgggaaagctttcTCTCAGTTCTCAACCCTTGCTCTGCATTTGAGAATTCACACAGGTAAGAAGCCTTATcaatgcagtgaatgtgggaaagctttcagcCAGAAGTCACACCACATTAGACACCAGAAAATTCATACTCATTAA